In one window of Bemisia tabaci chromosome 4, PGI_BMITA_v3 DNA:
- the LOC140224358 gene encoding glucose dehydrogenase [FAD, quinone]-like, giving the protein MDQPITLKPTDTQTPDSVLQYILEADGPLTSLGGVEGLAFINTKFADPSGDFPDIQFHFTPLSMYNSNNHPMGQAFNLRPDLFNNTPYANLQDENLFAILPLLLRPLSRGSVRLRSRDPFDHPLIDPNYLAEREDVEVLVEGMKAALRLVETPPFKALNATPLPWPFPGCDSHDIFSDEYLECTIRHFTMTFYHPTSTCAMGVVVDPRLRVLGLRGLRVVDASVMPTVPSGNTNAPTIMVAEKGADMIKEDWNS; this is encoded by the coding sequence ATGGACCAACCGATCACACTGAAGCCAACAGACACGCAGACCCCTGACAGCGTGCTGCAGTACATCCTCGAAGCCGACGGACCTCTCACATCACTGGGTGGCGTGGAGGGTCTCGCCTTCATCAACACCAAGTTCGCGGATCCTTCGGGAGATTTCCCCGACATCCAATTCCACTTCACCCCACTGAGCATGTACAACTCAAACAACCATCCCATGGGCCAAGCCTTCAATCTGCGACCGGACTTGTTCAACAACACCCCATACGCGAACCTCCAAGACGAGAACCTCTTCGCCATCCTCCCGTTGCTTTTGCGTCCCCTAAGTCGCGGCTCAGTTCGGCTGCGAAGTCGCGACCCCTTCGATCATCCCCTTATAGACCCCAACTACCTGGCTGAGCGGGAGGACGTGGAGGTGCTCGTCGAGGGGATGAAGGCGGCCCTCCGGTTGGTCGAGACGCCGCCCTTCAAGGCCTTGAACGCGACGCCACTGCCTTGGCCGTTTCCGGGGTGCGATTCGCATGATATTTTTTCGGACGAGTACCTGGAGTGTACGATCAGGCATTTCACGATGACGTTCTATCACCCAACGTCGACGTGTGCCATGGGGGTGGTGGTTGACCCGAGGTTGAGGGTGTTGGGGCTGCGAGGGTTGCGCGTTGTCGATGCCAGTGTCATGCCGACGGTGCCCAGTGGGAACACGAATGCCCCGACGATTATGGTCGCCGAGAAGGGGGCTGACATGATCAAGGAGGATTGGAACTCGTGA
- the LOC140224381 gene encoding glucose dehydrogenase [FAD, quinone]-like, which produces MAITPLLSHLSLVPLGRNTSKCSFFYQVKKYFLKSEDNSNPELLKTPYHAAGGYLSVQDAPFISQLAEVFLEAGRHLGYGVVDINGRNQTGFSVPQGTIRNGSRCSVAKAFLLPVRERPNLSVSMNSRVTRIGFDHRESTPRARSVFFVKDNKKHLVKSRKEIVLSAGTIGSPQILMLSGVGPKEHLKGLGIKMVKDLPVGDNLQLILALAIRVVELARSGKAPASGTVNPTTLMLTVSAAARGMIDPTSVTADLTIPLA; this is translated from the exons ATGGCCAT CAcgccccttctttcccacctgtctctggttccgttgggcagaaatacgtccaagtgctCTTTCTTTTACCAGGTCAAGAAGTACTTCCTCAAATCAGAAGACAACTCGAACCCCGAGCTCCTGAAAACACCTTATCACGCAGCCGGCGGGTACTTGAGCGTCCAAGACGCCCCCTTCATCTCTCAACTGGCCGAAGTCTTCCTGGAGGCCGGGCGACATCTGGGCTACGGCGTCGTCGACATCAACGGGCGGAACCAGACGGGGTTCTCCGTTCCACAGGGCACCATCCGCAACGGCTCGCGGTGCAGCGTGGCCAAGGCGTTCCTCCTCCCCGTCCGAGAGCGTCCCAACCTGAGCGTCTCCATGAACAGCCGCGTGACGAGAATCGGCTTCGACCACCGGGAATCGACGCCGCGGGCCAGGTCCGTGTTCTTCGTCAAGGACAACAAAAAGCACCTGGTCAAGAGCAGGAAGGAGATCGTTCTTAGCGCAGGGACGATCGGGTCCCCGCAGATCCTCATGCTGTCTGGCGTCGGCCCCAAGGAGCACCTGAAAGGGCTCGGGATCAAGATGGTTAAGGACCTCCCGGTCGGCGACAACCTACAG ctgattttggcgctagCCATAAGAGTAGTTGAACTAGCTAGAAGTGGAAAAGCACCAGCAAGTGGTACAGTCAATCCAACCACACTTATGCTGACTGTGAGTGCAGCAGCTAGAGGTATGATTGATCCAACCTCAGTTACAGCTGAtttaaccatacctctggcttaA
- the LOC109032854 gene encoding glucose dehydrogenase [FAD, quinone]-like: MYSATLPGWQSSCFASLVAVALTLYNRLLPDPGSQLQDAQQLSAEYDFVIIGGGSAGGVLANRLSEVGNWTVLLLEAGGPETPQAQIPLLAGSLRDSTLDWQFRTAPPSAGQSYCLAMNDGVCKWPRGRVVGGSSVINFMLYVRGNPSDYDYWQHLGNHGWGYEQVIEN; the protein is encoded by the exons ATGTACTCTGCAACTTTACCCGGATGGCAGTCCTCTTGCTTTGCGTCTCTTGTTGCAGTCGCATTGACACTGTACAATAGACTTCTCCCAGACCCCGGCTCTCAACTGCAGGATGCTCAACAG CTGTCGGCGGAGTACGACTTCGTGATCATCGGCGGGGGCTCGGCCGGCGGGGTGCTGGCTAACCGGCTCTCCGAGGTCGGGAACTGGACGGTGCTGCTCCTGGAGGCGGGCGGCCCGGAGACACCCCAGGCCCAGATCCCACTTCTGGCGGGGAGTCTCCGGGACTCCACCCTCGACTGGCAGTTCCGCACCGCGCCACCCTCCGCCGGGCAGAGCTACTGCCTGGCCATGAACGACGGCGTCTGCAAGTGGCCACGCGGCCGCGTCGTCGGCGGTTCCAGCGTCATCAACTTCATGCTCTACGTCCGCGGCAACCCCAGCGACTACGATTATTGGCAGCACCTCGGCAACCACGGCTGGGGCTACGAGCAGGTAATTGAAAACTAG